GATCTCCGCGAGGGCGACGGTCACGGGATCGCGGAAGCGGCGGCGGCCGGCACTGCCCGGATTCACGGCCAGCGTGGCGCCCACCTGCCTGATGAGCGGGCGATGCGAGTGGCCGAACACCACCAGCCCCGCGTCGGGATGCAGCGCCGCGATCTTCTCCGGCGTGGGCGAGCCCACCTGCATCCCGTGGATGATGGCGACGCGGACGCCCCCAAGCTCCGCTTCCGCCACCTCGGGGACGCGGCCGCGCACCTCCAATCCGTCCGCGTTACCCCAAACGGC
This is a stretch of genomic DNA from Longimicrobium sp.. It encodes these proteins:
- a CDS encoding metallophosphoesterase family protein translates to MKIGIISDTHGLLRPQVFDVFEGVEHILHAGDIGNLDIITELESIAPVTAVWGNADGLEVRGRVPEVAEAELGGVRVAIIHGMQVGSPTPEKIAALHPDAGLVVFGHSHRPLIRQVGATLAVNPGSAGRRRFRDPVTVALAEIRDGSVSARLVELDLEKR